A single Candidatus Poribacteria bacterium DNA region contains:
- a CDS encoding 3-hydroxyacyl-CoA dehydrogenase family protein — MNIEGIKKVGIVGAGTMGAGVAEIFSQFGYTVILYNRSKAGMQRALDRLQSKVAIAPAPIEKETDVVGAKIHTTHDLTGLAQVDLISESIAENLEVKQEIFRKLDKICDANTLFTTNTSGLSISQIATAVSHPERFAGVHFFNPPEIVPAVEVIKGAETSDATCTVLIDLLKLMKKQPILVQKDVPGFVASRLQFAVVREALHLVEEGIASPADIDAVMKHGLGLRWALLGPLEIADLGGLDIFNTVGSYVAKSMSNATDSPKVLQDLVAAGKLGAKSGSGFYDYPPGKADALITERDERLQEILRIKSRDPS, encoded by the coding sequence ATGAATATTGAAGGTATTAAAAAGGTTGGTATCGTCGGCGCGGGCACAATGGGGGCAGGTGTCGCGGAAATCTTCTCACAATTTGGCTACACTGTTATTCTGTACAATAGAAGCAAGGCGGGGATGCAGCGCGCCTTGGACCGCCTCCAATCAAAGGTCGCCATAGCCCCTGCGCCAATCGAGAAAGAGACAGATGTTGTAGGAGCAAAAATTCACACCACCCATGATTTAACAGGGCTTGCACAGGTCGACCTCATCTCGGAATCGATTGCTGAAAATCTGGAGGTAAAACAGGAAATCTTTCGGAAACTAGATAAAATCTGCGACGCAAACACACTCTTCACAACAAATACTTCGGGATTAAGCATCTCGCAGATTGCTACAGCCGTTTCCCACCCTGAGCGATTTGCAGGAGTGCACTTCTTCAATCCGCCCGAAATCGTCCCGGCGGTAGAAGTTATCAAAGGAGCAGAAACCTCCGATGCGACCTGTACAGTCCTAATTGATCTGTTGAAGCTGATGAAAAAGCAGCCAATTCTGGTACAGAAAGATGTCCCTGGATTTGTCGCCAGCCGCCTCCAGTTTGCCGTTGTGCGCGAAGCGTTACATCTTGTCGAGGAAGGGATCGCATCACCCGCCGACATCGATGCAGTGATGAAACATGGATTGGGATTACGCTGGGCATTGCTCGGTCCCTTAGAGATTGCGGATCTTGGAGGACTTGATATTTTCAACACAGTTGGAAGCTACGTAGCCAAATCTATGAGCAACGCAACCGATTCTCCGAAAGTGCTTCAGGATTTAGTCGCAGCGGGGAAATTAGGTGCAAAGAGCGGTTCCGGATTCTACGACTATCCACCGGGAAAGGCAGACGCACTCATCACGGAACGGGATGAGAGGTTGCAGGAGATACTTAGAATAAAATCGCGCGATCCCTCGTAA
- a CDS encoding exo-alpha-sialidase, protein MAIEKFTITRNDDIYECFPYICRSRTGRIILTYRESNGHVASDFCRLIVRVSDDAGHTWSEPQVIRDEDKSTGVLTTWNCPKIQQLKDGRILLLCDTYLFPPGEWGEGEANCHIVLWFSDDDGESWSDPIPTAVKGICPDIVTEMDDGRWLLPSNVTNLKTGQSIQNITTSRDEGQTWDAPLTIFDNPDYGLGEATIVPCPDRELVVYLREDLGQPLQKMISKDGGYRWDGPYDTLNPAAHGMPVAGLTQDGFMLITGRFGLHSCWRVDMSAETWGERLARRTIVIPRVPANEAFIARRQPGPSELATDDEVIVAAGGSSVHTFAFLEPLESALNPDKATQKGLLLPLDLDANNLGADSGYAAWVEYERGKFLAVNYINDDAPMAQIRGYRFGLEDF, encoded by the coding sequence ATGGCAATCGAAAAATTCACCATTACACGGAACGATGACATTTATGAATGCTTCCCCTACATTTGCCGCTCCCGAACCGGCAGGATCATTCTGACCTATCGCGAAAGCAACGGTCACGTCGCCAGTGATTTTTGCCGCTTAATCGTTCGAGTCAGCGACGATGCAGGACACACGTGGTCAGAGCCGCAGGTGATTCGCGATGAAGATAAATCGACCGGTGTCTTGACAACGTGGAACTGCCCCAAAATACAGCAACTTAAAGACGGGCGGATTCTGTTGCTCTGCGATACCTATCTTTTTCCGCCGGGTGAATGGGGCGAAGGGGAAGCGAACTGTCACATTGTGCTCTGGTTCAGCGATGACGATGGGGAAAGTTGGTCGGATCCGATCCCAACCGCGGTCAAAGGTATCTGCCCGGACATAGTTACGGAGATGGACGATGGCCGGTGGCTGCTTCCGAGCAACGTCACCAATCTGAAAACTGGACAGAGTATCCAAAATATCACAACAAGTCGCGATGAGGGACAGACATGGGATGCTCCACTGACTATCTTCGACAATCCCGATTACGGGCTCGGCGAAGCCACCATCGTGCCTTGTCCCGATCGAGAATTGGTCGTCTACCTGCGAGAGGATTTGGGACAACCATTACAAAAAATGATTTCTAAGGATGGCGGTTACCGGTGGGACGGTCCTTACGACACCTTAAACCCAGCCGCCCACGGGATGCCGGTCGCAGGTCTCACGCAAGACGGGTTTATGTTAATCACCGGGCGTTTTGGGTTGCACTCTTGTTGGCGCGTTGACATGTCAGCGGAGACTTGGGGGGAACGGTTGGCACGACGAACCATTGTTATCCCAAGAGTACCCGCTAACGAAGCGTTCATCGCTCGTAGACAACCGGGACCTAGTGAGTTAGCAACAGATGATGAGGTAATTGTCGCTGCAGGCGGTTCATCGGTGCACACCTTTGCGTTTCTGGAGCCACTGGAGAGCGCGCTCAATCCGGATAAAGCAACCCAAAAAGGTTTGCTGCTTCCCCTAGACCTCGACGCCAATAACCTCGGTGCCGATAGCGGTTATGCCGCTTGGGTCGAGTACGAGCGGGGAAAATTCTTAGCCGTCAACTACATCAACGACGACGCACCGATGGCACAGATTCGTGGGTATCGGTTCGGTTTGGAGGATTTCTGA
- a CDS encoding phytanoyl-CoA dioxygenase family protein gives MKLTTGQIEEFHTCGVLIAKNVLTDEDLQPVIDEICEFIDRRAIELKVEGKIQDLCEDEPFETRYGRLFAQCKEIGNGLDIMNYRGKAVFEFLHNKNLLDVIESLVGPEIICNPIQHLRPTPPIRYYEDSNPASHVGPLHQDAGVIMPDAEGSDIITCWLPLGDATAEMGCLEVLPGVVKKGYLRHRPEGGTTIYPEDLPAVDPVPMECYKGDLVLMSRFTPHRGMPNRSDKCRWSMDLRYHPIGQHTGRTGHPDFVVRSQRDPESVMHDHDEWCHLWIDAFENPKGVVMHRSD, from the coding sequence ATGAAGTTGACAACTGGACAGATTGAGGAATTTCACACATGCGGTGTCCTCATCGCCAAGAATGTCCTCACCGATGAGGACTTGCAGCCGGTAATCGACGAAATATGCGAATTCATCGATCGCCGGGCAATCGAACTAAAGGTAGAGGGAAAAATCCAAGACCTGTGTGAAGATGAGCCGTTTGAAACTCGCTACGGACGCCTATTCGCACAATGCAAAGAGATTGGTAATGGGCTTGACATCATGAACTACCGGGGCAAAGCGGTCTTTGAATTTCTGCACAACAAAAACCTACTCGATGTCATCGAATCGCTCGTTGGACCAGAAATCATCTGCAACCCGATTCAACACCTGCGACCCACTCCCCCGATCCGTTACTATGAGGACAGCAACCCCGCTTCGCATGTTGGACCCCTACACCAAGACGCCGGGGTTATCATGCCGGACGCGGAAGGCTCAGACATCATTACCTGCTGGCTGCCGTTGGGAGATGCGACCGCCGAAATGGGGTGTCTGGAGGTTTTGCCCGGCGTAGTCAAAAAAGGGTATCTACGGCATCGACCCGAAGGTGGGACCACCATCTATCCCGAAGACCTGCCAGCGGTTGACCCAGTGCCAATGGAATGCTACAAGGGCGATCTCGTACTGATGAGCCGCTTCACACCACATCGTGGGATGCCCAACCGCTCAGACAAGTGCCGTTGGTCAATGGATTTGCGCTACCACCCGATCGGTCAACACACCGGTCGCACAGGACACCCGGACTTTGTCGTGCGCAGCCAACGCGATCCGGAGAGTGTGATGCACGATCATGACGAGTGGTGCCACCTCTGGATTGACGCCTTTGAGAATCCGAAGGGTGTGGTTATGCACAGATCGGATTGA